TGTTCTCATAATTGATgacgtatattttataacattatagAATTAGGAATAATGAACATCCTTAAAATGTTTAATCTCAATATCAGATATAACAATCGTacgtcgtatatatatatatatatttaattaccaTAGTTCTATAACGACCTCTATGTATAAACCAACTTCAAGTCGTTTGGAATATTCAATTTCTCTGTTGCTTTCTTTATGTGATTATCATTTTGACGatgtatattcataatttttataaatataatttataaattactacaaaaattaaatctttagcgtattaatttaaacgtgccaatcaaatatattatattttgctaTGGTAAATTTAGGTTAACTCGATATTCTGTTGtacaataagtaaataaatgtgaCTCATGTATTCTCAGTTTTTCTGCTTAAAAAAGGTATGTaaggtattatttttttattattgttttattttatgtaccGTAGGCATCGAATGATGGAATTCCACCACCTGCCACAGTACCCGGATTTCCACCGGCAACACCTAATATGACACCTGGTTTTGTACCGCCTATTATGCCAGCAGCATCCTTTATTCCTCCTCCTAGTTTACCGCCTGGTCCACCAGGAATAATGCCACCTCAGTTTTCTATTCCTCCACCTGGTTTTAGTTTTCCAATTACCGGTGCACCAGCACCAGAAGCTGGAGTAATAGGttagtatattttataaaaaatttagtcAATATTGCATATTAACTCaatcattatttcttcttttatggAATATTATAGCAGCACCACCACAAATAACAGCTCCAGGAATTCCACCCCCAACTCCTATAGCAAGTGAAACTGCACCAGGTATACCTGTGTCatcagaaaagaaaactgattGGACCGAACATAAAGCTCCAGATGGTcgtacttattattataacagtgTTACTAAACAATCGCTATGGGAAAAACCAGATGAATTAAAAACGCCAAGTGAATTATTGTTGTCACAGTGCCCGtggaaagaatataaatcagaaaatggaaaagtatattatcataatgtaACTACTAAAGAATCCAGATGGACTATTCCTACAGAGTTGGAAGAATTGAAAACTAGAATAGCGGCTGAAGAAGCTGCAGCTGTTGCAGCTGCAGTAGTTGCGAGTGCTACAAATACGTCAGTAAAATGTTAAAGTTTTACATTGtttgatcattttaaatatacttctatttattctttatgtattgttttttttttctttttttttttttttttttttccacagaATAGTTCCGGTAGCTATACAACATTTGTCTCCAAATATTAGCACTTTATCGCAAACAAGCACACCCGAACCTGGAGGAAAATCTGCTATTGAACAAGCTATGGCTGCAACACTTGCGGCTATAAATATTCCAACTCCACCTACAAAACCAGATGAAGATAGTAATTCCGCGAAAGGATCAGCAAATGATAGCCGAACGAGTACACCTGAACCCAAAATGCaattcaaagataaaaaggaagcaaTAGAAgcatttaaagaattattaaaggaaagagatgTGCCATCTAATGCTACATGGGAACAAGCAGTAAAATTGATTCAAAATGATCCAAGATATCCGCAGATGAAGAAATTAAACGAACGTAAACAGGCATTTAATGCATATAAAACACAGAAACTTAAAGAGGAACGGGAACAGGAAAGATTAAGGtaaatgtatagatataaatatgtatagatataaaataaatatatatgtttttttatttgaaatttatgaatataattttaaagttGCAAGTTTTATCGACAGATTAAAGAAAGCCAAAGAAGATttagaacaatttttattagaaaacgACAGAATGACAAGTACTACTAAATATTACAAGTGCGAAGAAATGTTTGGTAATTTGGAAATATGGAGAGCAGTAGGAGATCCAGATAGAAGGGATATTTACGAagatgttatatttaatttggcAAAACGTGAGAAAGAGGAGGCAAaacaattaaagaaaagaaataccaaAAGGCTGGCGCAAGTTTTAGATACAATGACAGATGTCACGTATAGAACCACATGGCAGGAAGCACAAGCATTGCTCTTACAACATTCGGCCTTTGCGGAAGATGCAGATTTGCTTGAAATGGATAAGGATGATGCTTTGTTGGTATTTGAAAATCATATTCGACATTTGGAAAAggacgaggaagaggaaaaggaacgtgagaagaaacggagaaagagacaagaaagaaaaaatcgtgaTGGTTTCATTGTAAATACACGTTTATcttgtttgaatttaatttgtttttttagtatatgtaatttcttattgcataacatatattttagaGTTTATTGGACGAGCTTCACGAACAAGGAAAACTAACATCCATGTCTCTTTGGGTTGAACTATATCCTATGTTATCGGCCGATTTACGTTTTTCAGTTATGTTAGGACAACCAGGATCAACTCccttagatttatttaaattttacgtCGAAGACCTCAAGTCCAGATttcacgatgaaaaaaaaattattcgagagattcttaaagataaaaatttcgagGTACAAGTTAATACCACGTTCGAAGAGTTTGCTACGGTTGTTTGTGAAGATCGAAAGTCTGCTACTTTAGACGCGGGAAATGTTAAGCTGACGTACAATTTGCTTCTTGAAAAAGCTGAAGCACGAGAGAAGGAACGTGTTAAAGAGGAAACACGAAAATTCAAAAAACTGGAAACAAGCTtcaagaatttattaaaaactatCAATGTCGATTATCAAATGACGTGGGAAGATGTGAGAAATAAATTGGAAGAAGAGCCAGATTTCAAAGCGATAACATTGGAAagtgaaagaataagaatttttaaggACTATCAACATGAACTTGAAGAAAGTTGTAGTCATCATCATATTaggagtaaaaagaaaaagacgaaaaagatgAAACGAAAATCTCGATCTCGGTCTCATAGcgtacatataattattattttatatacacatacatacatatatatatatatatatatatctttgtttatgtaaaatattaacatatccTATTATTTAATAGGAGTCTGAAGGTAGTGAGAAaggattgaaaaagaaacggcACAAATCACGTTCTGCAAGCATAGCTAGTAAAACAGATAGTTCTGAATCTGATAcaagaaagacgaaaagaaagaaaagtaaaaagaaaagaggtcGAAGCCATTCCGTAAGTTATGtaacttaaataatatattttttatttaatacatctatttttttttttttttttttttttctcctatgAAATAAAGTATTCTTTATATACGTGTGATTTGCAGCGTTCACACTCAAGACTACCGTCTTCCGAAGAGTCTCcagaaagaagacgaaaagaagataagcATAGAAGACCGTCTGTTCATAGTGAAGGatctattaatgaaaatacagAACATCATGAACTCTCCGAAGACGAATTGGAAAAACAAAGAGCGCAACTTCTTCGAGAATTGCAAATGCAACAAGAAGATAATTAATACAacgatcaaaataaaatcaattctttttgttaattaagaatattgattaacatttaaaattcaCTTGGAATATACGTCatcaattttcaatatgtaggtataattctctataaaaaaattgatatatattatatgtatgtaaggaaataaattcgatacaCTGActcattaaatttatagttgTCAATCTCCTATAATAAAAGtcgaatacatatgtatgcatatatatacaaaatagatATTGCTAATGCGAATGCTAAAatgctatttttttattattattcataagaaATGAGATAAGACTAGCCCCTATTTATTTGCTTCCGTTATTtcaatttgttatttctttgcATGCTATTAGGCGCAATTCAACGTCATAAAtggatgataaatttatttattttattaattataaagaaaatcctAACCCATATATGTCTGTAATTGGTAAttgttattaagaaataaaaaatta
This portion of the Vespa velutina chromosome 4, iVesVel2.1, whole genome shotgun sequence genome encodes:
- the LOC124948779 gene encoding pre-mRNA-processing factor 40 homolog A isoform X2; this encodes MTPGFVPPIMPAASFIPPPSLPPGPPGIMPPQFSIPPPGFSFPITGAPAPEAGVIAAPPQITAPGIPPPTPIASETAPGIPVSSEKKTDWTEHKAPDGRTYYYNSVTKQSLWEKPDELKTPSELLLSQCPWKEYKSENGKVYYHNVTTKESRWTIPTELEELKTRIAAEEAAAVAAAVVASATNTIVPVAIQHLSPNISTLSQTSTPEPGGKSAIEQAMAATLAAINIPTPPTKPDEDSNSAKGSANDSRTSTPEPKMQFKDKKEAIEAFKELLKERDVPSNATWEQAVKLIQNDPRYPQMKKLNERKQAFNAYKTQKLKEEREQERLRLKKAKEDLEQFLLENDRMTSTTKYYKCEEMFGNLEIWRAVGDPDRRDIYEDVIFNLAKREKEEAKQLKKRNTKRLAQVLDTMTDVTYRTTWQEAQALLLQHSAFAEDADLLEMDKDDALLVFENHIRHLEKDEEEEKEREKKRRKRQERKNRDGFISLLDELHEQGKLTSMSLWVELYPMLSADLRFSVMLGQPGSTPLDLFKFYVEDLKSRFHDEKKIIREILKDKNFEVQVNTTFEEFATVVCEDRKSATLDAGNVKLTYNLLLEKAEAREKERVKEETRKFKKLETSFKNLLKTINVDYQMTWEDVRNKLEEEPDFKAITLESERIRIFKDYQHELEESCSHHHIRSKKKKTKKMKRKSRSRSHSESEGSEKGLKKKRHKSRSASIASKTDSSESDTRKTKRKKSKKKRGRSHSRSHSRLPSSEESPERRRKEDKHRRPSVHSEGSINENTEHHELSEDELEKQRAQLLRELQMQQEDN
- the LOC124948779 gene encoding pre-mRNA-processing factor 40 homolog A isoform X1 — its product is MASNDGIPPPATVPGFPPATPNMTPGFVPPIMPAASFIPPPSLPPGPPGIMPPQFSIPPPGFSFPITGAPAPEAGVIAAPPQITAPGIPPPTPIASETAPGIPVSSEKKTDWTEHKAPDGRTYYYNSVTKQSLWEKPDELKTPSELLLSQCPWKEYKSENGKVYYHNVTTKESRWTIPTELEELKTRIAAEEAAAVAAAVVASATNTIVPVAIQHLSPNISTLSQTSTPEPGGKSAIEQAMAATLAAINIPTPPTKPDEDSNSAKGSANDSRTSTPEPKMQFKDKKEAIEAFKELLKERDVPSNATWEQAVKLIQNDPRYPQMKKLNERKQAFNAYKTQKLKEEREQERLRLKKAKEDLEQFLLENDRMTSTTKYYKCEEMFGNLEIWRAVGDPDRRDIYEDVIFNLAKREKEEAKQLKKRNTKRLAQVLDTMTDVTYRTTWQEAQALLLQHSAFAEDADLLEMDKDDALLVFENHIRHLEKDEEEEKEREKKRRKRQERKNRDGFISLLDELHEQGKLTSMSLWVELYPMLSADLRFSVMLGQPGSTPLDLFKFYVEDLKSRFHDEKKIIREILKDKNFEVQVNTTFEEFATVVCEDRKSATLDAGNVKLTYNLLLEKAEAREKERVKEETRKFKKLETSFKNLLKTINVDYQMTWEDVRNKLEEEPDFKAITLESERIRIFKDYQHELEESCSHHHIRSKKKKTKKMKRKSRSRSHSESEGSEKGLKKKRHKSRSASIASKTDSSESDTRKTKRKKSKKKRGRSHSRSHSRLPSSEESPERRRKEDKHRRPSVHSEGSINENTEHHELSEDELEKQRAQLLRELQMQQEDN